In Streptomyces sp. SLBN-118, the following are encoded in one genomic region:
- a CDS encoding DUF3618 domain-containing protein: MTDEYDANSSAPTPEELHEQVEETREELGRTVEALAAKADVKAQAQEKAAAAKQQVSEKAAQAKAQVQDKATHVLQRAQDKTPDPVREKAGQAKTRLNDTAAAVADKLQDKTPQPVREKAYLAAQAAGEKRSLLLVAGAALVLLLLVRRSRRHR, encoded by the coding sequence ATGACCGACGAATACGATGCGAACAGCTCCGCCCCCACGCCCGAGGAGCTGCACGAGCAGGTGGAGGAAACCCGCGAGGAGCTGGGCCGGACCGTGGAGGCCTTGGCCGCCAAGGCGGACGTGAAGGCGCAGGCACAGGAGAAGGCAGCCGCCGCCAAGCAGCAAGTGAGCGAGAAAGCGGCGCAGGCCAAGGCCCAGGTCCAGGACAAGGCCACGCATGTGCTGCAGCGCGCGCAGGACAAGACTCCCGATCCCGTGCGGGAGAAGGCCGGGCAGGCCAAGACCCGGCTGAACGACACCGCCGCCGCTGTCGCCGACAAGCTCCAGGACAAGACACCGCAGCCCGTGCGGGAGAAGGCCTATCTGGCCGCGCAGGCCGCAGGGGAGAAGCGGTCTCTGCTTCTGGTCGCAGGCGCCGCGCTCGTACTCCTTCTGCTGGTACGCCGTAGCAGGAGGCACCGATGA
- a CDS encoding SCO4225 family membrane protein — protein sequence MRSGLRTIATLTFGNWLSCAYLGLAGFLLLLGAGEDGSQVAGLLALCLAVPTGTALLAVVSSLGAWAETDAMMWGILLFTYAFQAFLLGLLVRTARRGPRMLKREALAPGWDNAGRRTPHGN from the coding sequence ATGCGTTCCGGACTGCGAACGATCGCGACCCTGACCTTCGGCAACTGGCTTTCATGCGCCTACCTTGGCCTGGCTGGCTTTCTCCTCCTGCTCGGCGCTGGAGAGGACGGCAGCCAGGTCGCCGGACTGTTGGCCCTGTGCCTTGCCGTACCGACAGGCACTGCCCTTCTCGCTGTCGTCAGCTCCCTCGGCGCCTGGGCCGAGACCGACGCGATGATGTGGGGCATCCTCCTGTTCACGTACGCCTTCCAGGCATTCCTGCTGGGGCTGCTTGTTCGCACCGCCCGACGGGGGCCCAGGATGCTCAAGCGGGAAGCCCTGGCGCCTGGCTGGGACAACGCTGGACGTCGGACGCCGCACGGGAACTGA
- a CDS encoding YihY/virulence factor BrkB family protein, producing the protein MARRRPDHGEAADSGPDRTRPPAEKPTDLPKESWWAVLKRTVEEFKEDNLSDWAAALTYYGVLSIFPALLALVSILGLLGSSTIKPLIDNVGALAPGSVRNILNSMLTQLQSSQGKAGIALIIGIAVALWSASGYIAAFMRASNAVYDIGEGRPVWKTLPTRLIITIVVVVLLAAIAVGVIFTGALAKKTGEVLGVGDTAVTVWNIAKWPVLILLFSLVIALLYWAAPNVKRGFRWVSPGSILAVVIWIIASAAFALYVANFSSYDKTYGSLAAVIIFLIWLWLSNIAILLGLEFNAELERRRAIETGHPAEEEPYVEPRDTRKL; encoded by the coding sequence ATGGCGCGACGCAGGCCAGATCACGGCGAAGCTGCCGACTCAGGGCCGGATAGGACACGGCCTCCGGCCGAGAAGCCGACGGACCTTCCGAAAGAGTCCTGGTGGGCGGTGCTGAAACGCACGGTGGAGGAGTTCAAGGAAGACAACCTCAGCGACTGGGCGGCTGCCCTGACCTACTACGGGGTGCTGTCCATCTTCCCGGCCCTGCTGGCGCTGGTGTCGATCCTGGGGCTGCTGGGCAGCTCGACCATCAAGCCACTGATCGACAATGTGGGTGCCCTGGCGCCCGGATCGGTCCGCAACATCCTGAACAGCATGCTGACGCAGCTGCAGAGCAGCCAGGGCAAGGCAGGAATCGCGCTGATCATCGGTATCGCCGTCGCTCTGTGGTCGGCCTCCGGCTACATCGCGGCCTTCATGCGCGCCTCCAACGCCGTGTACGACATCGGCGAGGGAAGGCCAGTGTGGAAGACCCTGCCGACCCGGCTCATCATCACGATCGTCGTGGTGGTGCTGCTGGCCGCCATCGCGGTCGGTGTGATCTTCACCGGCGCCCTGGCCAAGAAGACCGGGGAAGTCCTCGGGGTCGGCGACACGGCCGTCACGGTATGGAACATCGCCAAGTGGCCCGTGCTGATCCTGCTGTTCAGTCTGGTGATCGCCCTGCTGTACTGGGCGGCCCCGAACGTCAAACGAGGATTCCGCTGGGTCAGCCCCGGCAGCATCCTCGCGGTGGTCATCTGGATCATCGCCTCCGCTGCCTTCGCGCTGTACGTGGCGAACTTCTCCAGCTACGACAAGACCTACGGCAGCCTCGCCGCAGTGATCATCTTCCTGATCTGGCTGTGGCTCTCCAACATCGCCATCCTCCTGGGCCTGGAGTTCAACGCCGAACTCGAACGCCGACGCGCCATCGAAACCGGCCACCCGGCGGAAGAAGAGCCCTACGTCGAGCCCCGCGACACCCGAAAACTGTGA
- a CDS encoding phosphatase PAP2 family protein, which translates to MTRRIALWDSAFARRVLPLVESAAEHTKLWWGIAVGMAAVGGYRGRKAAIAGLASMAAAELVSNAVCKPLYERRRPPQRLIPHEDVHERPDSSSFPSGHTAAAVGFTAAVAGTWPWMGALCSVPAVMVATERIHRGAHYPSDVAAGAAIGLAGACLVHHAPCLLLRRLLPG; encoded by the coding sequence TTGACCCGCCGTATTGCCCTGTGGGATTCCGCCTTTGCGCGGCGGGTGCTGCCGTTGGTGGAGTCTGCGGCGGAGCACACCAAGCTGTGGTGGGGCATCGCGGTCGGGATGGCCGCGGTCGGCGGCTACCGGGGCAGAAAAGCGGCCATAGCGGGGCTTGCCAGCATGGCGGCAGCCGAGCTGGTCTCCAATGCAGTGTGCAAGCCGCTGTACGAGCGGCGCAGACCGCCCCAGCGGCTGATCCCGCACGAGGACGTGCACGAGCGGCCGGACAGCTCCTCCTTTCCCTCCGGCCACACCGCCGCCGCCGTCGGGTTCACCGCCGCCGTGGCCGGCACCTGGCCCTGGATGGGCGCCCTCTGCTCAGTGCCTGCAGTGATGGTGGCCACCGAACGGATCCACAGAGGTGCGCACTACCCCAGCGACGTTGCCGCCGGAGCAGCGATCGGCCTGGCCGGCGCCTGCCTTGTCCACCACGCCCCCTGCCTCCTGCTGCGTCGGCTGCTGCCAGGCTGA
- a CDS encoding phage holin family protein has product MDSSEDRAGHSDGEDSMGALVSQVSQQLTQLVRDELRLAQAEMTQKGKRFGLGGGLFGGAGVVTLLALQALAATAIAALALVLPVWAAALITTGVLLAIAAVLAVVGKKQVGQATPPAPEQAIDSVKADVAEIKERTHR; this is encoded by the coding sequence ATGGATTCCTCTGAGGACCGCGCCGGACACAGCGACGGCGAGGATTCGATGGGCGCGCTGGTCTCGCAGGTATCGCAGCAGCTGACGCAGCTGGTCCGCGACGAGCTGCGCCTCGCGCAGGCGGAGATGACCCAGAAAGGGAAACGGTTCGGCCTCGGCGGCGGCCTGTTCGGCGGTGCCGGAGTGGTGACACTCCTGGCGCTGCAGGCGCTCGCCGCCACGGCGATCGCCGCCCTCGCACTGGTCTTGCCGGTATGGGCGGCCGCGCTGATCACCACCGGTGTCCTGCTCGCGATCGCCGCCGTTCTCGCCGTGGTGGGCAAGAAGCAGGTCGGCCAGGCCACCCCGCCCGCGCCCGAGCAGGCCATCGACAGCGTCAAGGCCGACGTCGCCGAGATCAAGGAAAGGACGCACCGATGA